AAGCTTAGTAACTCCGCAACTGTCCAGATCGGGATACCCACAACCATCTGAGCTACTCCCCGGAATTCGGACAGTGACGGAAGCTACGATCTGACATTTGCTGGTCTCCAAGGACGAGGAGATCAGAATATGAAGAAGCGCAGGAACCATGATGCAGGCTTCAAGGCCCGCGTGGCGCTGGAGACTTTGAAGGGCGAGCGCACTGTGTCGGAGTTGGCGGTCGAATACGGCGTGCATCCGACGATGATCCATCAATGGAAGAAAGCCTTGCTCGACGGGGCGGCGGGCATCTTCGAACGCGGCAGCAAGAAGCCTGTTGCGGAGGTCGACGAAGAGACGGTCCGATCACTGCACGCCAAGATCGGGGAGCTGGCGGTAGCCAACGATTTTTTGTCACGAAAACTCAAGCCGTGGACCGGCAAGTGAGGCGTGGGCTGATCGAGCGAAGCCACCCGGCGCTGTTGATCGGGGCGCAGTGCCGCCCGGCTCGTCGATCTCGCGCTCGTCCTTCTGCCATGAACTGGCGGGTGAAACGGATCAGAACCTCGGCCTGATGCGGCTGATCGACCGGCAGTTCCTCGACACGCCGTTCTACGGCGTCCGCCAGATGATCTGGCACCTGCAAAACGAGGGGCACGGCGTGAACCAGAAGCGCATCCGGCGGTTGATGCGGCTCATGGGCCTGATGCCGATCTGACCTGGAAGCCCAACACCAGCAAGCCGAGGAAGAGGCACAAGATCTATCTCTATTTGTTGCGCGGGCTGCGAGTGGATCGGCCCGGTCAGGTCTGGTGCGCTGACATTACTCTCGCAAGCTCTCTCGAACCGGTGGCGTTCGCCTGCTCGGCTGCCGATGCGGCGCGGCTTCCTGTATCTCGTCGCCATCAGGACTGGTTCACCCGTAAGGTGCTGGCGTGGCGGATATCGAACACGCTGGAGGCGGACTTCTGCATCGAAGCGCTGAACGAGGCCATCCTCCGCTTCGGCGCGCCTGGGATCATGAATACGGACCAAGGTTCACAGTTCACATCCTTCGCCTGGACTGACCGCCTGAAACGCGTTGGCACCCGGATTTCGATGGATGGCAAAGGGTGCTGCATCGACAATGTCTTCATCGATCGTCTGTGGCGATCGCTGAAGTATGAATGCGTCTATCTGCGCGCCTGGGAAACAGGATCGCAGGCAAAGGCCGCCATCGGATCCTGGATCACCTTCTACAACCATCGACGACCCCACACTGCCCATGGCGGACAGCCGCCCGCCGTGGTCTGCTTCAACAGCATCGAAACAGATCAGCAGGCGCAGGCAGTAGCTTAAATATCCCCGAAAACTGTCCAAGCATCGGGGAGTAGCTCAGCAAGGCTTGGGTATCCGCTTTACACTGGAACCGCGGCAATGGATGGCGGGCCTTTTGTCGCCCCCATGATCCGCACCCGCTTTGACGGGAAGATCACCGGATTGCCGCCAAGAGATGCGCAACCGACACAAGCCGCTCCCCCGAGGTCCCGGCAGCCAAATGGATCACCACCGCGCCTGCGACGATCTCTTGCCGGGCCACGCCACCCACATCGAGCCGCGGCCCATCTTCAGCGGGGCCGAACATCATTGCCGCGAACTCCACAGGGTCTTTGGGTGCAGGCAGCTCAAGCCGCTCCTTCCGCGCCGGCGCCCGCCAAATAGAGATATGTTCGCCGGCGCTCGGTGCCGCCGCGCAACGATGTTCACAGTCACGTCCGGCACCAACGTCCCCGCCACGACCCGCGCCTTCACTTCATCCGGCTAATTCCGGTTCCGATGGTCGCCATCACCGCCCGGGAGAAGCTCCAATGCATACTCCATGAAGAAACTCCGTTCCAACAATCATCTGAGTCCAATGAACCGATCATGAAGACGCTCGGAAGGTGGGAGGCAGAGAACGCTTACAGCGCATCCTTCCGGATGCGCCTTTTGTCTATTTGAAATGTATCAGGCGCTGAAATCGGGCGGGACCAGCGCTTCGGGCATGTTCTGATAGGAGACCGGGCGCAGGAAGCGGCGGATCGACAGCGTGCCCACGCTGGTCGCGCCGAAATTGGTCGAGGCCGGGTAAGGCCCGCCATGCACCATCGCGTCGGCGACCTCGACGCCGGTCGGGAAGCCGTTCACCAGCACCCGGCCCGCCTTGCGCTCCAGCACCGGCAGCAGGCGTTTGGCGGCCTCGGTATCGCCCGCGTCTAAATGGATGGTGGCGGTCAGCTGGCCCTCAAGCCCACGCGCAAGCGTCTGCATCTCGTTGAGAGAGCGCACCCGCACCACAAGACCCAGGGGGCCGAAGACTTCTTCTGACAGGGAATGGTCGGCGAGGAACTGCCCGCCCCTGGTCTCATAGAGGTTGGGCGAGGCCTGGCGGCCCTCGGACACCGTCTCGAATACCGGCCTCACTGTGTTGCGGCTCTGGAAGCGGGCCTGACCGTCGCGATAGGCTTTCGCGATGCCTTCTGTCAGCATCGCCTGCGGCGCGACCTTGCTCAGCGCCTCTTTCGCAGTCGCGATCAGGCGGTCGGCATCCGGGCCGTCGACCACCACGGCGATGCCGGGATTGGTGCAGAACTGACCGGCGCCCGTCGTCAGCGAGCCGGCCCAGCCGGCGCCGAGGGCTTCGGCGCGGGCTTTGGCGGCCTCAGGCAGGATAAACATCGGGTTAACGGAGCCGAGTTCTCCGAAGAAGGGGATCGGCTCAGGCCGCTGTGCGCAGAGGTCAAAGAGCGCGCGACCACCGGCGAGAGAGCCGGTGAAGCCGACTGCCTTGATCAGCGGGTGCTGCACCAAAGCGGTGCCGACATCGCGGCTGCCGCCCTGGATCAGGCTGAAGACGCCGGGATGGATACCACATTTGGTGATGGCGGCATGGACCGCCTCGGCGATGATCTCGCCGGTGCCGGGATGCGCCGAGTGGCCTTTGATCACAACGGGGCAGCCCGCGGCCAGCGCGGCGGCCGTGTCGCCACCGGCAGTCGAGAAGGCGAGTGGGAAATTCGAGGCGCCGAAGACCGCGACCGGGCCGATCGGGCGCTCGACCAGTTTCAGATCGGGGCGCGGCAGCGGCTGGCGCTCCGGCAGCGCCGCGTCATGGCGGCGGTCGAGGTAGTCGCCCTTGCGGATATGCGCCGCAAAAAGGCGCAGTTGGCCGGTGGTGCGACCGCGCTCGCCTTGCAGACGCGCGGCGGGCAGGCCGGTCTCGGAGGAGCCGATTTCGGTGATGGCGTCCGCGCGGGCTTCGATTTCATCGGCGATGGTCTCAAGGAACACCGCGCGCTCTTCGCGCGAGGACCAGCCGAAGGACCAGAAGGCTTCCTCAGCCGCTTGCGCTGCTCGGTTCACCAGATCGACGGTGCCGGTGGAGTAATCAAACGCCGCGCCATGCGCTGGTTCCGAGCGGAAGCTGCCTTCGCCCGCGACCCATGCGCCTGCGATCAGATGTTTGCCATGCGGGGTGAAACTCATGTTCAGTCTTTCTTAAGGCGGTAAAAGCGCAGGCCGTTATCCTGCATAATGCCCTGCATGGTCTCCGGAGCGTAAAGGCTGCCGAGCAGATCGCGGGCGAGATCTACGACCTGGCCATGGCTTGCCGCCAGGGTGCAGACCGGCCAGTCGGAGCCGAAGACCAGCCGCTCCGGCCCGAAGGCCTCGGCGACGAGGGTGACGAAGGGGCGGATGCGATCCGGCGTCCAGTCTGCGCCGGCCTCGGTCACAAGGCCCGAGATTTTGCAATGCAGGCCGGGCACAGTTGCCAGTGCGCGGATGCCGGCGGCCCATTCCGCATCGACCGGCCCTGTCATATCGGGCTTCGAGATATGGTCAAGGATCGCATGCAGGCCAGGCGTGGCCTGCAGCGCCTCGACCATAGCGGGCAGATGGCGCGGGAAGGTCAGGACATCGAAGGGCGTGCCACGTAGCGCAACTTCGGCAAGACTTGCGCGGAAGCGCGGATCGGCGATCAGCGCTGGATCATGTTCCTGCAACATCGGGCGCAGGCCGATCCATTTCGGCCTAGCGGCATAGTGATCCAGCCGCGCCGCGAAATCCGAGGCCAGCATGTCGATCCAGCCGACCACGCCCGCGACAAAATTCGTCTTCGCGGCGATATCCAGCAGGAATTCCGTCTCGGCCTCGGTCTCGGCGGCCTGGACCAGCACGGTTTGCGTGATGCCCGAGGCACGCATCAACGGCTCCAGATCCTCCGTGCCGAAATCGCGGTAGAGCGCGGTCAGTTCAGGGCTCATCCAGCCGTAATCCCCGCGCGAAACCTTCCAGAAATGCTGATGTGCGTCGAGCATCCGTCCCCCTCCTCAGCTGCGCAGCACGCCCTTTTTCAGGATGATATTGGCGTAAAGTCGGCGCTCGCCGGTCGCGATCACCGCGTAGGCGGCTTTGGTGCGGTCATAAAAGGCGAAGCGGTCGATCAGCTCCAGCCCGATCTCGCGGCCCTCGGCAGCTTTCGAGAGGCCCTCGAAATCGGCATAGATCGCGGGGCGCTCGCCGGGGGCATCCATCGCGGCAGTCGGCTGGTCGACGAAATCATCCAGCGGGAAGACAGAAAGCACCGCCTCCAGCGCGTCGGTGGCCGAGATCTGCGGCAGGCGGATCAGGCGCTGCGCGGCGCTCGCGGCGGGGAAGTTGGCGTCGGTGATCACCAGCTCATCGCCATGCCCCATATCGGAAAGGATCGCGAGCAATTCGCCCGTCAAGAGCGGGTTGATAGTTTTGAGCATGTCAGTCTCCAGTCAGGCGTTTTCGAGAGCGCGGTCGAGATCGGCCCAGATCGCCTCGGGCAGATCGGTGTTGAACCATTCGACATTCTGCGCCAGTTGCGCGGCGGTTTTGGCGCCGATCACCACGCAGGTGGTGGCGGGATGACGCATCGGAAAGCGGATCGCGGCGGCGGCCAGCGGCACGTCGTATTCGTCGCAGACGGAACGCAGGGCCTCGACGCGCGCGACAATCGCCGGATCTGCATCGGCATAGTTGAACTTCTTGCGCCCGCCCTTCGGCGCGGCGAGG
This genomic window from Gemmobacter sp. 24YEA27 contains:
- a CDS encoding RbsD/FucU domain-containing protein, with the translated sequence MLKTINPLLTGELLAILSDMGHGDELVITDANFPAASAAQRLIRLPQISATDALEAVLSVFPLDDFVDQPTAAMDAPGERPAIYADFEGLSKAAEGREIGLELIDRFAFYDRTKAAYAVIATGERRLYANIILKKGVLRS
- a CDS encoding IS3 family transposase, which translates into the protein MTWKPNTSKPRKRHKIYLYLLRGLRVDRPGQVWCADITLASSLEPVAFACSAADAARLPVSRRHQDWFTRKVLAWRISNTLEADFCIEALNEAILRFGAPGIMNTDQGSQFTSFAWTDRLKRVGTRISMDGKGCCIDNVFIDRLWRSLKYECVYLRAWETGSQAKAAIGSWITFYNHRRPHTAHGGQPPAVVCFNSIETDQQAQAVA
- a CDS encoding amidohydrolase family protein; amino-acid sequence: MLDAHQHFWKVSRGDYGWMSPELTALYRDFGTEDLEPLMRASGITQTVLVQAAETEAETEFLLDIAAKTNFVAGVVGWIDMLASDFAARLDHYAARPKWIGLRPMLQEHDPALIADPRFRASLAEVALRGTPFDVLTFPRHLPAMVEALQATPGLHAILDHISKPDMTGPVDAEWAAGIRALATVPGLHCKISGLVTEAGADWTPDRIRPFVTLVAEAFGPERLVFGSDWPVCTLAASHGQVVDLARDLLGSLYAPETMQGIMQDNGLRFYRLKKD
- a CDS encoding transposase is translated as MKKRRNHDAGFKARVALETLKGERTVSELAVEYGVHPTMIHQWKKALLDGAAGIFERGSKKPVAEVDEETVRSLHAKIGELAVANDFLSRKLKPWTGK
- a CDS encoding aldehyde dehydrogenase (NADP(+)); this translates as MSFTPHGKHLIAGAWVAGEGSFRSEPAHGAAFDYSTGTVDLVNRAAQAAEEAFWSFGWSSREERAVFLETIADEIEARADAITEIGSSETGLPAARLQGERGRTTGQLRLFAAHIRKGDYLDRRHDAALPERQPLPRPDLKLVERPIGPVAVFGASNFPLAFSTAGGDTAAALAAGCPVVIKGHSAHPGTGEIIAEAVHAAITKCGIHPGVFSLIQGGSRDVGTALVQHPLIKAVGFTGSLAGGRALFDLCAQRPEPIPFFGELGSVNPMFILPEAAKARAEALGAGWAGSLTTGAGQFCTNPGIAVVVDGPDADRLIATAKEALSKVAPQAMLTEGIAKAYRDGQARFQSRNTVRPVFETVSEGRQASPNLYETRGGQFLADHSLSEEVFGPLGLVVRVRSLNEMQTLARGLEGQLTATIHLDAGDTEAAKRLLPVLERKAGRVLVNGFPTGVEVADAMVHGGPYPASTNFGATSVGTLSIRRFLRPVSYQNMPEALVPPDFSA
- a CDS encoding IS3 family transposase; protein product: MPPGSSISRSSFCHELAGETDQNLGLMRLIDRQFLDTPFYGVRQMIWHLQNEGHGVNQKRIRRLMRLMGLMPI